A portion of the Osmia lignaria lignaria isolate PbOS001 chromosome 15, iyOsmLign1, whole genome shotgun sequence genome contains these proteins:
- the LOC117600427 gene encoding uncharacterized protein LOC117600427, with product MAPSITAAAAAADACSSKEKETDVTQIPNDRRRGDARLKIEKELLQDAGEMQRSQQTAGCYTVRADRVLQAPPAGKKSIRKGSCTIVNSISTGNERKRTRVTVTRRK from the exons ATGGCCCCTTCCAttactgctgctgctgctgctgctgatgCTTGTAGCAGCAAGGAAAAAGAGACGGATGTTACTCAGATACCGAACGACCGACGAAGAGGAGACGCAAggttgaaaatagaaaaagaactgTTGCAGGATGCTGGAGAGATGCAGCGAAGCCAGCAAACGGCAGGTTGCTACACGGTAAGAGCGGACAGGGTGCTACAGGCCCCACCGGCTGGAAAGAAGTCGATCAG GAAAGGAAGTTGCACAATCGTCAATTCAATTAGCACAG GAAACGAAAGGAAGCGAACTCGAGTAACAGTGACTCGAAGAAAGTGA